Proteins found in one Clostridium kluyveri DSM 555 genomic segment:
- a CDS encoding histidine triad nucleotide-binding protein → MEDCIFCKIIKGEIPSEKVYEDDKVLCFKDIEPGAPVHVLIIPKKHIDSINDITEEDTKLIAYIYLIAKQIAVKLGIANKGYRIVTNCGKEGGQTVSHVHFHMLGGRTLKWPPG, encoded by the coding sequence ATGGAAGATTGTATTTTTTGTAAAATAATAAAAGGAGAAATACCTTCTGAAAAAGTATATGAAGATGACAAGGTGTTATGTTTTAAAGATATAGAGCCAGGTGCACCAGTACACGTACTTATAATACCTAAAAAGCATATAGATAGTATAAATGACATCACTGAGGAGGATACTAAACTTATTGCTTATATATACTTAATTGCAAAACAAATTGCAGTTAAATTAGGTATAGCAAATAAAGGATATAGAATTGTAACTAACTGTGGAAAAGAAGGAGGACAGACAGTATCACATGTTCATTTCCATATGTTAGGGGGTAGGACTTTAAAATGGCCTCCAGGCTAA
- the dnaK gene encoding molecular chaperone DnaK: MSKVIGIDLGTTNSCVAVMEGGDPVVIANSEGARTTPSVVSFQANGERLVGQVAKRQSITNPDKTIISIKREMGTNHKVNIDGKQYTPQEISAMVLQKIKADAEAYLGETVTQAVITVPAYFNDSQRQATKDAGKIAGLEVLRIINEPTAAALAYGMDKMDTNQKIFVYDLGGGTFDVSILELGDGVFEVKATNGDTHLGGDDFDKKIIDYIADTFKADNGIDLKNDKMALQRLKEAAEKAKIELSSSTQTNINLPFITADATGPKHIDMSLTRAKFNELTQDLVDRTIEPMKKALNDAGLTINDINKVILVGGSTRIPAVQEAVKSFTGKEPSKGVNPDECVAMGAAIQAGVLTGDVKDVLLLDVTPLTLGIETLGGVATPLIERNTTIPTKKSQVFSTAADGQTSVEIHVVQGERQMAADNKTLGRFTLSGIAPAPRGVPQIEVTFDIDANGIVNVSAKDKGTGKEANITITASTNLSDDEIDKAVKEAEKFEEQDKKRKESIEIKNNADQVVYQTEKTLKDLGDKVSSEDKKAIEEKVEAVKKVKDGDDLEAIKKATEDLTQTFYGISSKIYSQNAEPGADGGANSGANPGGTTGNTDTKDDNVVDAEYKVDDDK, encoded by the coding sequence ATGTCAAAAGTAATAGGTATTGATTTAGGAACAACAAATTCTTGCGTTGCAGTTATGGAAGGTGGAGACCCGGTAGTAATAGCAAACTCAGAAGGTGCAAGAACAACTCCCTCTGTAGTATCTTTTCAGGCAAATGGAGAGAGATTAGTAGGGCAGGTTGCTAAAAGACAATCAATAACAAATCCTGATAAAACAATAATTTCAATAAAGAGGGAAATGGGAACAAATCATAAGGTTAATATAGATGGAAAACAATATACACCACAGGAGATATCTGCAATGGTGCTTCAGAAAATAAAAGCAGATGCAGAAGCTTATTTGGGGGAAACTGTCACACAGGCAGTTATAACAGTACCTGCATATTTTAATGACAGTCAGAGACAGGCAACTAAAGATGCAGGAAAAATCGCAGGACTTGAAGTACTTAGAATAATAAATGAACCTACAGCTGCAGCTCTTGCCTATGGAATGGATAAAATGGATACCAACCAGAAAATATTTGTATATGATTTAGGAGGAGGTACCTTTGATGTATCCATACTGGAGCTTGGAGACGGTGTATTTGAAGTTAAAGCCACAAATGGAGATACCCATTTGGGAGGAGATGATTTTGATAAAAAGATAATAGACTATATAGCAGATACTTTTAAAGCTGATAATGGAATAGATTTAAAAAATGATAAGATGGCACTTCAGAGATTAAAGGAAGCTGCAGAAAAAGCTAAAATTGAATTATCATCTTCAACTCAGACTAACATAAATTTACCATTTATTACAGCAGATGCTACAGGACCAAAGCATATAGATATGAGTTTAACAAGAGCAAAATTCAATGAACTTACACAGGATCTGGTTGACAGAACAATAGAGCCTATGAAAAAAGCATTAAATGATGCAGGACTTACAATAAATGATATAAATAAAGTTATATTGGTAGGTGGATCTACAAGAATACCGGCTGTTCAAGAAGCGGTTAAAAGTTTTACAGGTAAAGAACCATCTAAAGGGGTTAACCCTGATGAGTGTGTAGCTATGGGAGCAGCTATCCAGGCAGGAGTTTTAACTGGAGATGTAAAAGATGTATTGCTTCTTGATGTAACTCCACTTACTCTTGGAATTGAAACTTTAGGAGGAGTTGCTACTCCTTTAATTGAGAGAAATACTACAATACCTACTAAGAAGAGTCAAGTATTTTCAACTGCAGCAGATGGCCAGACTTCTGTGGAAATCCATGTAGTTCAAGGAGAAAGACAAATGGCTGCAGATAATAAGACTCTTGGAAGATTTACTCTGTCAGGTATAGCTCCAGCTCCAAGAGGAGTGCCACAAATTGAAGTTACTTTTGATATAGATGCAAATGGTATAGTGAATGTATCCGCTAAAGATAAGGGAACTGGCAAGGAAGCTAATATTACAATTACAGCATCTACAAACTTAAGTGATGATGAAATAGATAAGGCTGTAAAGGAAGCTGAAAAGTTTGAAGAGCAAGATAAGAAGAGAAAAGAATCCATAGAGATAAAGAATAATGCAGATCAGGTGGTATATCAGACAGAAAAGACTTTGAAAGATTTAGGAGATAAAGTTTCAAGTGAAGATAAAAAGGCTATAGAAGAAAAAGTTGAAGCTGTTAAGAAAGTAAAAGATGGAGATGATCTTGAAGCAATTAAAAAAGCCACAGAAGATTTAACACAGACTTTCTATGGAATTTCGTCAAAAATATATAGTCAGAATGCTGAGCCAGGGGCAGATGGAGGAGCAAACTCAGGAGCAAACCCAGGCGGAACAACAGGAAATACAGATACTAAAGATGACAATGTAGTTGACGCGGAGTATAAAGTAGATGATGATAAATAA
- the yqfD gene encoding sporulation protein YqfD, with protein sequence MREISKFNIAHYRKGIVLIEIQSLIPEKFINLMWKNNIYIKNIKKKSITTMTMEINLKDYYNIKNIAQKTGTKIKIIKRRGILFLIIKLKKRITLVTGIILFIGIIYYLSTFIWSIEITSDKGLPPYIIRQQLKNYGIKPGINKSKVNIYKIEEELMKNNDSIMWIKVRIEGSKLAVKTIERKSPPNIVKEDSPCNLVANKDGKVLRIYTTLGTPVVKIGDDVKKGQILVKGEQGQESATYSVAAGGYVICRTLYEDTETVNINSIKKQRTGKKIQNYYIRLGGKKLYFKKNDNKFNNYDKIEESKFMLTKETYFEVKEISVKGDVQKIVKDTEDKLYKKICSNLDKSINILDKVVTYEQGDSCKVKVQVIAEENIAVQDKIENIDKEN encoded by the coding sequence ATGAGGGAAATTAGTAAATTTAACATAGCACACTATAGAAAAGGAATTGTTTTAATTGAGATACAGTCGCTAATACCTGAAAAGTTTATTAACCTTATGTGGAAAAATAATATTTATATAAAAAATATAAAAAAGAAAAGTATTACCACTATGACTATGGAAATAAATTTAAAGGACTATTATAATATAAAAAATATAGCCCAAAAAACAGGAACTAAAATAAAAATAATTAAAAGAAGAGGGATCTTATTTTTAATAATCAAGCTTAAGAAGAGAATAACACTAGTAACGGGAATAATTTTATTTATAGGAATAATATATTATTTGTCTACATTCATATGGAGTATAGAAATTACTTCTGATAAGGGTCTTCCGCCTTATATAATAAGACAACAATTAAAAAATTATGGAATAAAACCGGGGATAAATAAAAGTAAGGTAAATATATATAAAATAGAAGAAGAACTTATGAAAAATAATGATAGTATAATGTGGATAAAAGTAAGGATAGAGGGTTCTAAGTTAGCTGTAAAAACTATAGAAAGAAAATCTCCTCCTAATATAGTTAAAGAAGATAGTCCTTGCAACTTAGTGGCCAATAAAGATGGTAAGGTATTAAGAATATATACTACACTGGGTACTCCAGTTGTTAAAATAGGAGATGATGTAAAAAAAGGACAGATACTTGTAAAAGGGGAACAGGGGCAGGAATCTGCCACCTATAGTGTTGCTGCAGGAGGCTATGTCATATGCAGAACCCTATACGAAGATACAGAAACAGTAAATATAAATAGTATAAAAAAACAAAGGACGGGCAAGAAAATACAAAATTATTATATTAGACTAGGAGGAAAAAAGCTATATTTTAAAAAAAATGATAACAAATTTAATAATTATGATAAAATAGAGGAAAGCAAATTTATGTTGACAAAAGAGACTTACTTTGAAGTTAAAGAAATCTCAGTAAAAGGGGACGTGCAAAAAATAGTAAAGGATACTGAAGATAAATTGTATAAGAAAATATGTTCTAATTTAGATAAATCTATAAATATTTTAGATAAAGTAGTTACTTATGAGCAAGGAGATTCCTGTAAAGTTAAAGTCCAGGTTATAGCAGAAGAAAATATAGCAGTTCAGGATAAGATTGAGAATATAGATAAGGAAAACTAA
- the mtaB gene encoding tRNA (N(6)-L-threonylcarbamoyladenosine(37)-C(2))-methylthiotransferase MtaB: MATLGCRVNQYETEAMAEKFIEKEYELVNFEEYADVYVINTCTVTNMGDKKSRQMIHRAKRKNSSAVIAVVGCYSQIAPDEVSKINGVDVVLGTKNKGDILHFVNKAFKDEEKIIKVSHVLKNKTFEDLNISEYQNRTRAFLKIQDGCNRFCSYCLIPFARGPVCSKEPDKIIKEVKKLQVNNFKEIILSGIHIASYGVDISGSWNLIKILEEIDKIKGIDRVRIGSIDPKFFTEDIINRMASLTKLCPHFHLSLQSGCDSTLNRMNRKYTTTEYEKIVYKLRDSIKDVSITTDIIVGFPGETEEEFYKTYDFLNKIELSKIHVFKYSRREGTKAADMKEQIDGKIKDERSSKIIKLNERLENKFMNRFLGNNMDVLYEQKVSGDKIYYEGYTPNYIKVIAESAEGENLEGKVLNTKLESVKEGYILGRIKSFM; encoded by the coding sequence ATGGCCACTCTTGGATGTAGAGTAAACCAGTATGAAACTGAAGCTATGGCTGAAAAGTTTATTGAAAAAGAGTATGAACTTGTGAATTTTGAGGAGTATGCTGATGTGTATGTAATAAATACCTGTACAGTAACCAATATGGGGGATAAAAAGTCAAGACAGATGATACATCGTGCTAAAAGAAAGAATTCCAGTGCTGTAATTGCTGTGGTGGGATGTTATTCACAGATTGCACCAGATGAAGTGTCTAAGATAAATGGAGTAGATGTGGTTTTAGGAACTAAGAATAAGGGAGATATACTGCACTTTGTAAATAAGGCCTTTAAGGATGAAGAAAAGATAATAAAAGTCAGCCATGTATTAAAAAATAAAACATTTGAAGATTTAAATATAAGTGAATATCAAAATAGAACAAGAGCATTTTTAAAAATCCAAGATGGATGTAATAGGTTTTGTTCTTATTGTCTTATACCTTTTGCCAGAGGGCCTGTATGCAGTAAAGAACCTGATAAAATTATAAAAGAAGTAAAAAAACTTCAAGTTAATAATTTTAAAGAAATAATACTTTCGGGGATACATATTGCCTCTTATGGGGTAGACATAAGTGGGAGTTGGAATCTTATTAAAATATTGGAAGAGATAGATAAGATAAAAGGCATTGATAGAGTTAGAATAGGGTCCATAGATCCTAAATTCTTTACAGAAGATATTATAAATAGAATGGCAAGCTTAACAAAATTATGTCCTCATTTTCATCTTTCACTTCAAAGTGGATGTGACTCTACTTTAAATAGAATGAATAGAAAATATACTACCACGGAGTATGAGAAAATAGTGTATAAACTTCGAGATAGTATAAAAGATGTATCTATAACTACTGATATTATAGTTGGCTTTCCAGGAGAAACAGAAGAAGAATTTTACAAAACTTATGATTTTTTGAATAAAATAGAACTTTCCAAAATCCATGTATTTAAGTATAGCAGGAGAGAAGGTACTAAGGCTGCAGATATGAAAGAGCAAATAGACGGCAAGATAAAGGATGAAAGAAGCAGTAAAATTATAAAGTTAAATGAAAGACTAGAGAATAAGTTTATGAATAGATTTTTAGGTAATAACATGGATGTATTGTATGAACAGAAGGTTTCAGGAGATAAGATATATTATGAAGGATATACACCAAATTATATAAAAGTAATTGCAGAATCTGCAGAGGGTGAAAACTTAGAGGGTAAAGTTTTAAATACAAAGCTTGAAAGTGTAAAAGAAGGATATATTTTAGGAAGAATTAAAAGTTTCATGTGA
- the rpsU gene encoding 30S ribosomal protein S21, whose translation MSEIKVGENETIESALRRFKRKCARAGVLSEVRKREHYEKPSVKRKKKSEAARKRKFK comes from the coding sequence ATGTCAGAAATAAAAGTTGGAGAAAATGAAACTATAGAGAGTGCATTGAGAAGATTTAAGAGAAAATGTGCTAGAGCTGGTGTTCTTTCAGAAGTTAGGAAAAGAGAACATTATGAAAAACCAAGTGTAAAAAGAAAGAAAAAATCAGAAGCTGCAAGAAAGAGAAAGTTTAAGTAG
- the prmA gene encoding 50S ribosomal protein L11 methyltransferase: MSKEWIEVSIIVSSEAVEAVSGILYNTEVEGISIEDTKDIEFKKKHPGDWDYFDESLLKVEEGAVIKAYYRESESFYGYLKYIRHNINNLENLGIDKGKGLVVVNKVNEEDWENGWKKYYKPYRAGEKIVIKPLWEEYENKKQDIVVEIDPGMAFGTGTHETTKMCIKALEKYVRPESNVFDIGTGSGILAIAASKLGAKEVTAVDLDPVAVESALKNISYNNIKNIKVFHGNLMEGVHGKADILVINIIADVILSLTEEVKKFLVSEGIFISSGIIIDRKEEVVENLQNNGFCIREINEDGEWVCIVSTIK, encoded by the coding sequence ATGAGTAAAGAATGGATAGAGGTCTCCATAATTGTAAGCAGTGAAGCAGTAGAGGCTGTTTCAGGAATATTGTATAATACGGAAGTTGAAGGTATATCTATAGAAGATACAAAAGATATAGAATTTAAGAAAAAACATCCTGGAGACTGGGATTATTTTGATGAAAGTCTATTGAAAGTTGAAGAGGGAGCAGTAATTAAAGCATACTATAGAGAAAGTGAAAGCTTTTATGGTTATTTAAAATACATAAGGCATAATATAAATAATTTAGAAAATTTGGGCATAGATAAAGGAAAAGGTCTGGTTGTAGTAAATAAAGTAAATGAAGAAGATTGGGAAAATGGGTGGAAAAAGTACTATAAGCCCTATAGGGCTGGAGAGAAAATAGTGATAAAACCGCTTTGGGAAGAATATGAAAATAAAAAACAGGATATAGTAGTAGAAATTGATCCAGGTATGGCTTTTGGCACTGGAACTCATGAAACTACAAAAATGTGTATAAAGGCATTGGAGAAATATGTTAGGCCAGAGTCAAATGTATTTGATATAGGCACGGGCTCTGGAATATTAGCTATAGCTGCTTCAAAGCTTGGGGCAAAAGAAGTTACCGCTGTGGATTTGGATCCTGTGGCTGTAGAGTCCGCCTTGAAAAATATAAGTTATAATAACATAAAAAATATAAAGGTATTCCATGGGAATCTTATGGAAGGAGTCCATGGAAAGGCAGATATTTTGGTTATAAATATAATTGCAGATGTGATTCTATCTCTAACAGAAGAAGTTAAAAAATTTTTAGTTTCAGAAGGAATTTTTATATCTTCCGGTATAATAATAGATAGAAAAGAAGAAGTAGTTGAAAATTTGCAAAATAATGGGTTTTGCATAAGAGAAATAAATGAAGATGGAGAATGGGTGTGTATAGTGTCAACTATCAAGTGA
- the yqfC gene encoding sporulation protein YqfC: MGDKIYNTKRNIADKLDLPRDIILNMPQIKVTGNNEIVIENHRGIVLFDENQIKINSGVGLISIYGSKFEVLFMGGSTITIGGRFNSIVYEGN; the protein is encoded by the coding sequence ATGGGAGACAAAATATATAATACAAAACGAAATATTGCAGATAAATTGGATTTGCCAAGAGATATAATTTTAAATATGCCTCAGATTAAAGTTACAGGAAATAATGAAATAGTAATAGAAAATCATAGAGGCATTGTATTATTCGATGAAAATCAAATAAAAATTAATTCTGGTGTGGGCTTGATATCTATATATGGTAGTAAATTTGAAGTGCTTTTTATGGGGGGAAGTACTATAACTATAGGGGGGAGGTTTAATTCTATAGTTTATGAGGGAAATTAG
- a CDS encoding 16S rRNA (uracil(1498)-N(3))-methyltransferase: MNKFFVPQEDINFNTAHIKGDDLKHIHKVLRLKIGDKVNINNCHGKEFLGVIDSIEREKVTVNIVEELKLYNESPLKVYLFQGLPKSSKMDLVVQKATELGIWEITPIITNRVAIKGDFKEFKRVDRWNKIALEACKQCKRSIIPAVKPPIYFEELLKYLSNMDLIVVPYEMEKSIGIKKVIDSIEYRDSIGDIAIVIGPEGGFEEEEIEELKNISSKIVTLGPRILRTETAGFVCTALLMYELGDLGGFC, from the coding sequence ATGAATAAATTTTTTGTGCCCCAGGAGGATATAAATTTTAATACGGCACATATTAAAGGGGATGACTTAAAACACATACATAAGGTACTTAGACTGAAAATAGGAGATAAAGTAAACATAAATAACTGTCATGGAAAAGAATTCTTAGGGGTAATAGATAGTATAGAAAGGGAAAAAGTTACAGTAAATATTGTGGAAGAACTTAAATTATATAATGAAAGTCCCCTTAAAGTATATTTATTTCAAGGATTACCCAAATCTAGCAAAATGGATTTGGTTGTACAAAAAGCCACTGAACTTGGAATTTGGGAGATAACTCCTATAATTACTAACAGAGTGGCAATAAAAGGTGATTTTAAAGAATTTAAAAGGGTAGACAGATGGAATAAAATTGCACTGGAAGCCTGTAAACAGTGTAAAAGAAGTATAATACCTGCCGTGAAGCCTCCCATTTATTTTGAAGAACTTTTAAAATATTTATCCAATATGGATTTAATTGTAGTTCCCTATGAAATGGAAAAGTCTATTGGAATAAAAAAAGTAATAGATTCTATAGAATATAGAGATTCTATAGGGGATATAGCTATTGTAATTGGTCCAGAGGGAGGATTTGAAGAAGAAGAAATAGAAGAACTTAAAAACATTAGTTCTAAAATAGTAACTCTTGGTCCTAGAATACTTAGAACAGAAACTGCAGGATTTGTCTGTACAGCACTTCTTATGTATGAATTAGGAGATTTAGGAGGTTTTTGTTAG
- the hrcA gene encoding heat-inducible transcriptional repressor HrcA: MEIDERKIRILQAIVNDYINTAEPVGSRTIAKKYNLGVSSATIRNEMSDLEEMGYLEQLHSSSGRIPSNKGYRLYVDELMQIPNLTPEELYIIKSQIIDATLFEVDKIIKQAINLLSELTKLTSIVKAPSIKKGYIKHIQLINIESSKNILLVIIVDSGIIKNNLIKVGKAITDDVLAKLSNILNARLKNLTAEQINLKVINDLRIDLKGYEGIFNNIISALYESLNSVDNSQIYMQGTTNIFNYPEYKDIEKAKGFLSMLDNKDKVSGLLNSASNISVKIGEENYIEGAENCSVICSVYSLNGRPIGEIGVIGPTRMPYSKVISILENVVKEMNYILSHTYSEEK; the protein is encoded by the coding sequence ATGGAAATAGATGAGAGAAAGATAAGAATACTTCAGGCCATAGTGAATGATTATATAAATACGGCAGAGCCTGTAGGATCTAGAACCATAGCTAAAAAATATAATTTAGGTGTGAGTTCAGCTACTATACGAAATGAAATGTCTGATCTAGAAGAGATGGGATATTTGGAACAGCTTCACAGCTCTTCTGGAAGAATACCTTCCAATAAGGGCTATAGATTATATGTGGATGAACTAATGCAAATACCAAATTTAACTCCTGAAGAACTTTATATAATAAAAAGTCAGATAATAGATGCCACTTTATTTGAAGTTGATAAAATAATAAAGCAAGCTATTAATCTTTTGTCAGAATTGACAAAACTTACTTCCATAGTAAAGGCACCCTCCATTAAAAAAGGATATATAAAGCATATACAGCTGATAAATATTGAATCCAGTAAAAATATATTATTAGTGATTATAGTTGATAGTGGGATTATAAAAAACAATTTAATAAAGGTAGGCAAGGCCATCACAGATGATGTGCTTGCTAAACTTAGCAATATATTAAATGCCAGACTGAAAAATCTAACTGCAGAGCAGATAAACTTAAAAGTTATAAATGATTTAAGGATAGATTTAAAGGGTTATGAAGGTATATTTAATAATATAATATCTGCTTTATATGAAAGTTTAAACAGTGTAGATAATTCTCAAATATATATGCAGGGTACTACTAATATATTTAATTATCCAGAATATAAGGATATAGAAAAAGCAAAAGGATTTTTGTCTATGCTGGATAATAAAGATAAGGTAAGTGGATTATTAAATAGTGCTTCAAATATTTCAGTAAAGATAGGTGAAGAGAATTATATAGAGGGTGCAGAAAATTGTAGTGTTATATGTTCAGTTTATAGTCTCAATGGAAGACCTATAGGGGAAATTGGTGTAATAGGACCTACAAGGATGCCTTATTCAAAAGTTATATCAATATTAGAAAATGTAGTGAAGGAAATGAATTATATATTAAGTCATACTTATTCAGAGGAAAAGTAA
- the grpE gene encoding nucleotide exchange factor GrpE yields the protein MLREEDKNTSDFHGNVEQEKENTDFKGNENLENDMDLETEIDEEEDEVENVEEDEVSEINLEEELKSENIKLKSENEKIHNEFKTLQDRLSRTAAEYDNFRKRTAKEKEAIYSDACKDILKEILPVLDNLERAVEVEGNIDDLKKGVEMTIKQFKTAFEKLNVEEISTEGEFDPNIHNAVMHIEDDKYDKNSIVEVFQKGYKREDKVIRYSMVKVAN from the coding sequence ATGTTAAGGGAAGAAGATAAAAATACATCGGATTTTCATGGTAATGTAGAGCAAGAGAAGGAAAATACGGACTTTAAGGGTAATGAGAATCTGGAAAATGATATGGATTTAGAAACAGAAATAGATGAAGAAGAGGATGAAGTGGAAAATGTAGAAGAGGATGAAGTTTCAGAGATAAATTTAGAAGAAGAATTGAAAAGTGAAAATATCAAATTGAAGTCTGAAAATGAAAAAATTCATAATGAATTTAAAACTCTGCAGGATAGACTATCAAGAACTGCGGCAGAATACGATAATTTCAGAAAAAGAACAGCTAAAGAGAAGGAAGCTATCTATTCTGATGCCTGCAAGGATATATTAAAGGAAATATTACCTGTTCTAGATAATCTTGAAAGAGCAGTGGAAGTAGAAGGGAATATAGATGACTTAAAAAAGGGTGTAGAAATGACAATCAAGCAATTTAAGACTGCATTCGAAAAATTAAATGTAGAGGAAATTTCTACAGAAGGTGAGTTTGATCCTAATATTCATAATGCAGTTATGCATATAGAAGATGATAAATATGATAAAAATTCTATTGTAGAGGTGTTTCAAAAAGGATATAAAAGGGAAGATAAAGTAATAAGGTATAGTATGGTTAAAGTGGCTAATTAA
- a CDS encoding GatB/YqeY domain-containing protein: MSLKQKCRKYDLKLINKFKLDTISMVKWIISLKERLQSILEFKKGKKWDLIRKTRSEIGILLNYLPQQLSKEKLSEIFRKAVDKMGAESIKDEKYYGNCCT, from the coding sequence ATGTCCCTTAAACAAAAATGCCGGAAATATGATTTAAAATTAATAAATAAGTTTAAATTAGATACTATAAGTATGGTTAAATGGATTATTTCACTAAAGGAAAGACTACAATCTATACTTGAATTTAAAAAAGGCAAAAAATGGGATTTGATTCGTAAGACGAGATCTGAAATAGGGATTTTGTTGAATTACCTTCCTCAGCAGTTAAGTAAAGAAAAACTTTCCGAAATCTTTAGGAAAGCAGTTGACAAGATGGGTGCAGAAAGCATAAAAGACGAAAAATATTATGGCAATTGTTGTACTTAG
- the dnaJ gene encoding molecular chaperone DnaJ, with translation MAKKDYYEILGLDKGASDQDIKKAFRKLALKYHPDRNPNDKKAEEKFKEINEAYQVLTDPQKKAQYDQFGTTDFNGGGFQGGFGGFDFSDLGGFGDIFDSFFGGGFSSGRRKNGPERGSDLEYTLSLTFEEAVFGVEKEISVTRNERCETCNGTGAKKGSHPHTCDKCNGTGQVRHQRSTPLGNFVTMTTCDKCGGRGTIIKNPCEECRGKGIVRKHRKIKVKVPAGVDTGNIIPIRGQGEHGKNGGPSGDLYINLRVSPHSKFKRKGFDIYLDAHISFGKAALGTSLKVPSIDGDVKYEIPPGTQPGTVFRLKGKGVPKVDGRGRGDQYVNVIVDIPKNLNEKQKEALMMFMEASGEIQPRDVEKKSFIDKIFKNDSK, from the coding sequence ATGGCAAAAAAAGATTATTATGAAATTTTGGGACTGGATAAAGGAGCCAGTGATCAGGATATAAAAAAGGCTTTTAGAAAATTAGCATTAAAATACCACCCAGATAGAAATCCAAATGATAAGAAAGCAGAAGAGAAATTTAAAGAGATAAATGAGGCATATCAAGTACTTACAGATCCACAGAAAAAAGCTCAATATGATCAGTTTGGTACCACTGATTTTAATGGTGGAGGATTTCAAGGCGGTTTTGGAGGATTTGATTTTTCAGATCTGGGGGGATTTGGAGATATATTTGACTCCTTTTTTGGAGGCGGATTTTCTTCTGGAAGAAGAAAAAATGGACCAGAGAGAGGTTCTGATCTTGAATATACATTGAGTTTGACCTTTGAAGAGGCAGTTTTTGGTGTAGAAAAAGAGATATCTGTGACTAGAAATGAAAGATGTGAAACTTGTAATGGCACAGGGGCAAAGAAAGGAAGTCATCCTCATACCTGTGATAAATGCAATGGCACAGGACAGGTTAGACATCAAAGAAGTACTCCACTTGGAAATTTTGTTACCATGACTACTTGTGATAAATGTGGTGGCAGGGGTACTATAATAAAAAATCCATGTGAAGAATGTAGGGGTAAGGGCATAGTAAGAAAGCATAGAAAGATAAAAGTAAAAGTTCCTGCAGGAGTGGATACTGGTAATATAATACCTATAAGAGGACAAGGAGAACATGGTAAAAATGGAGGCCCTTCAGGAGATCTCTATATAAACTTAAGGGTTTCTCCCCACAGTAAGTTTAAAAGAAAGGGATTTGATATTTATCTAGATGCACATATCAGCTTTGGAAAAGCGGCACTTGGAACCAGTTTAAAGGTTCCATCCATAGATGGAGATGTTAAATATGAGATTCCACCTGGAACACAGCCGGGAACTGTGTTTAGATTAAAAGGAAAAGGTGTCCCTAAAGTTGACGGAAGAGGTAGGGGAGATCAATACGTTAATGTAATTGTAGATATACCTAAAAATTTAAATGAAAAACAAAAAGAAGCCCTCATGATGTTTATGGAAGCTAGTGGAGAAATTCAACCAAGAGATGTAGAAAAAAAATCATTTATCGATAAAATTTTCAAAAATGATTCCAAATAG